CCAACAGCTATTATACGTAATTATAACCTTACATAACCTGAACATGGGAAAATGAATCGTACACTTCCTGCCCATCCAAACATATCATTGGTTCATAAAGAAGAAATTCATTAACACTATAATGACTAATCATTCGCAATCTTAACTACAACTTAAATTACTTAATGATAACAATCTCAatcatcttctctttctgGAGGAAGGCCGCAGGGTAGTAACATTTTCTGCAAAAAGGGAACGGAAAACAaaccattttatatttttgagtTATGTCCAAAATGGCATCCTATGagaaaatatgatgaaatTTTGCTGGGTATAACCCCACATTTCAAAACTGAAAAGCAATACATACGCACACACTGAATGCACTTAAAATCATTCACGTTGAATGTTCAAATGATGGTTTATACATATACATgggatgaaaaagaaaaggcagaAATGTATCAAGAGAACAATTACCAAGGAATCATATAAAAATAGGACTTGAAAGTCATGTTCATGGGAGAAAGGCAAGTTAAGGTAGTGCAGCAGACGGTATTGATCATTACATTCAGAGGTACAGATTAACTACAACTATAGGAAGATATACGCTAGAAAGGTACAAAAACAAATCTAAGATAATTTTCTACCCAATGaagaatttcaaaagaaaaaaactaagaatGAGAGAAGAGGAAGCTCACTAGGAAAATtatgaataagaaaacaaaaagaaaaaaatatcaacctgCATAAAGTTATAGCGTTCCCTCCCAATAGATTCATTTTCTGCTACAGCAAAGTACGCTAGAATGGGGTAATGTCCAACATAAGATGCATAGCTATCACGCTGAATGTTCACTGCCCACTCACTGTACACACAAAGATGTGAATTCAGACATGAAAACTAAAACGAAAACCAATAGAAGATCAAGACTCGGAAGGAATGGAAAACTAACAATCTGTTTAAGTCGGCATGCCCGGTTCCCACATATTTAGCCTGAAGGTGCTCAAGCTGGGAATTGATGTTAAATCTATCACTGGCCTGAATCAAATGTGAGAAACCAACATTAGCGCGTGGTCAAACGAAAGCAAATTTGAGCAATGACAGGAATCCACCATcaatctcaaatttcaaagatgAATTGTTGATTAAGAGGCTTGACATCCACACACGAGACTAACCAACTGAATCgtaattaagaatttaacataatattgttataattCTTGGTTGCTCCCTTCGTGCAGAGCCCATTTGCAGGCAGCAGCAGAATGATATAACTCGGATTACATAGCAactgaaaataaacaaaccctaaatatacaaatacatcttttttttcctccgTGAGCTAAGTGGTGAGTTATTCCCAgtgaatgaaaaatagaaaaatccTAATCTCCCACAATTTGAGGATTCAGACTATCACAACAGAGGAAGGCCTCCGATCAACAAAACGAAACGGCTGAGTGATACTGACCAACGGGTTACAGGATCAACAAGAAGTGAAGTTATAAACTCATCTCTAAGTGTTGAATAAGCTGAAATCGAAAAGTACGAAATAAATTGGAATCACTTGCAGGGCTGTTTGGTTACTGCTCAAGTAAAGTGAAACACAACCCAAAATGGGAATACAAAAGTATAGAAAACAGTGAATAAGAGGTTGTATGTTTAGTTCGTACCTGCATGTTCGCTCGCAAATTGCAATAGGCGCGACGAAGCAGAGAAGGCAGGCGAAGCGAAAGGTCCAGCACAGTCCACTACCTGCAATTTAGGGTTTCAAGAAGAACCCCACCcctaataatttcttttagcaAAACCCCAAAAGCATAAATGATGAACAAAACTTTGAGAGTCCATATGGTTTCTTGATAACAAtcttatgattattttttatcgtgttgatcaaaaaaaaaaaaaaaaaggacgaAATTTATAggtttattttcaattttttaatataatataattattatatatatatatatatatatatatatatatatatttttttttttttttttttgagataGAGAGTGTACAAACAAGAAGAGATTTTTAAGTGTTAAAAtagaatgattttgaaaacaatttgcaaaaagaaagtaaGTTGTGTagaaattatttgtaaaaaatagagttgaaatataaaaaacccCACAAGGGCTAcaaaacacaaagaaaaatcatttgaGCACAGCACAAaggaattttaatttaattcttatgATTTGTGTATAAGTTAGTATATTCTCACTAATCATTTGtgtaaaaatgttttttaaggTTTTACCCACATGTGAGACCcgatttgttttcttttcttttcttttgtaatgtGATGAATGATATTCCAAGTCTTCTATCGGCAAATAATTTGATGCTTCCTTCCTACCTTCTCTTATCCACGGTTACTGCACTCATCATCGAAAACTTTCCAATATTAAGGCCCAGAAGAACTTGGGACAATGATCCAACTTGCATTAGTTTAAAACTGAACAATGTGAGAAATCTCCCACTATTATTGTCACCAGTAATCTCCACAAGAACACGTTCCATTCTTGAAATGGTGAAATCGACTGTTATCCCTCACAACTATCTCCCTCCCAACTATCTTTGAAATGAACTTTGTTGCCGTGTGACAGTCTGTACACACGCGGAGGTTCTTTGTCACACGAATTGTCATCCCGGCTGGTGTGTTGATAATACCAAACACAATGGCAAGCCGCTCACTATGGCTACAAACCAAGTATTTCTTTTGCTCTTCTTCCACATCGTGATGAACCTCACTTGTATCTGGCACATAACCCTCTTTTTCCATCAGCTCCACTAGGACTTCCATGGCTTCTCTTATTTTCTCATAACAAGGATGAGATTCATCTCCAGCCATGAAAGCATATACCTTGTTTTTAACTTCAATCCAGCTGCAGGCTGGTGTCTTTCTTATACCTATGCGCCTCATTGAAGCTCTCCATTTTGCTGCCTCTTTCCATCTCCTTGCAGCAGAATATATGTTTGCTAGTAATATATAAGCTCCCGTATTATTGGGATCAACTTCGAGAATTCTATTAGCTACCTTTTCAGCCATGTCAATGTTTTTGTGAACTCGACAAGCAGACAGCAATGTGGCCCATATACTCCCAGTTGGTCCTATATGCATCCCACAGATAAAGTCATAAGCTTCCTCCAACCTTCCAGCTCGTCCAAGGAGGTCTGAAACAGCAGCATAGTGTTCCACTCCTGGAGCAATCCCGAAATCTCGTGTCATGCTATTAAAGTATTTCCAAGCTTCATCAACTAATCCGCCATGGCTACAGGCTGTTAATACAGCCATGAAAGCTACATGATTTGGTTTTATTCCTTCTGTTTCCATTtgttcaaataattcaatagcATCAGGAGCTTGACCGTGCAAAGCACATCCCATAATCATGGCAGTCCAGGATACCATGTCCCGTAACCTCATCCTATCAAAGATCTGCTTGGCCGTCCTAATGTTTCCGCATTTTGCATACATGTCCACAAGCGAACTTGCTATGAAAATGTTTTCATCAAAGCCATTCCTTGTGATGTATCCATGGAGCTGCTTTCCTAGATGCAATGTTGTCAAGTGAGCGCAAGCTGGCATAATACTTGAGAAGGAATAACTCTTGGGCTTGATTTTAGCCATTAACATTTGGCGAAAAAATCTTAGACCTTCATCAAATAGACCATTCTGCACACACCCTGCAATGATAGAATTCCATGAAATCCCATCACGTTCAGTCAAGAGAGTAAATACACGACAGGAATCCGCTACTCGTGTGCACTTTGCATACATATCAATTAAGCTACTTGCAACATATATGTCTGCATCAAGACCCTGTCTTATGGAACATCCATGGATCTCTTTTCCTCTACTAATATCCACATTCTCTGCAATAAGAGGAAGCACACTAGACAAAGTAAAGGAATCGGGCTTCAAATTAGCACCACCCATCTCTCTAATCATCCTTAAAGTTTCTTCATACAAACCATTCCGAGCATTTCCAGCAATTATAGTGTTCCATGAGACAAGATCCTTTTCAGGCATCATCTCAAAGATCTTTCTCACGCTATCCTCACTCTTCGAATGAGAAATATCTTTGATTTGTTGCCCAAGATTGCAGGCTTCCAATTCCCTATATTGATTTCTCGGTTTGTAGTCTATTTCAAGAACTTGGGCTTCAAATTCCCTGCTTCTGCAAGAAACGTCATAATTAAATGCTTCCATGTCACTTACTTTCCTCCCCTCATTACCAACTAAGACAGAGACAGTTCTAACACTTCGTGTTCTTTCAGTCATTTCATCGAACACTTCACCCGCACCAAGTCTCTGCCTTCCACTCTCCTCCAGAAACCGCAGTTTCGAATACATATTCATCAACGCATTACCAGTATACAAATCAAAATCCAAACCCACCCTTATGATGTAGCCGTGAAGAGACTCCCCCAAATTCAAATCCATAAGCAATGCGCAAGATTTTAGAACAGAAGGGAAGACATTGTGATCTGGGTATAGCCCAGAGGCCAACATTCCAATAAAAGAACCCAAGGACTGATGAGGAAGGCCATGAGAAGTGTAGCAACGAATGACAGATTTCCAAGCAAGCGCTGGAGGGAAATGAATGGTGTTGAAAAGACGAAGTGAATCGTGGAGAAGATTAATGTGAGAGTAGATGGATAGAAGGAGGGAGAGATTGCAAAGAGATGAAGCTTGAAATTTGAGAACCTGGGCGTGGAGTTGTTGAGCTTGTGATCTGGATTTTATGGATAGGGGATTCCTAAGGAGAGCTTTTACCAAAGCTTCAGTTGAAGTCCTCATAGCGAATTTGTATAGCAACAAGAGCTTCTTCAGTTGACATCTATTGctttttcatccaaaaacaaaCACCCTTGTGTGTTGCACTCTAAGTTTTACTTCGAGGTTCCTGAGAATCATCTTTCCTTCAAATCTTTGATCACCATTGCAACAACTAATATTGTggggttttttctttcaaatttatgatGAGAAGAATAAGTTAGTTATTTGTGTAATTTTCTCGTAACTTTGCAAGCCTACAAAAAAAACCACATCAAACGTTTAGAGTTCTTAATTACATATAGAATATTGTATCCTTGGAGAGTTCTCTCTCAATTAgagattcatttttttttcttcatagaTTTGATCTAATACCTCTCCTCTTGCCAcatcattttctctcttcttttgaaaaatggcaataCTTATTTTTAGTCCAATATGATAAaagtaaacaataaaaatatatataatttcttagAACGACTTGTATCTTTCTCAAATACAAtgattaaattcttaaaaaatttagaaaacaaaaacaagttttcaaagctactattttatttatttgttagttttcaaattttaacaaaaagaaaaattcttacGTTAAAAAGGAGTatctatatacttaatttttaaaaaacaaaatatttaaaatataatcgAAGAAGTTAAGCcttcaaatgatttttgaatgaaatagtgaaaaacgtgaattataaaaatttaccGAATAGTATGTGTTAGCAAACGATATTATCCgtaaaaattacataaattttttagagagaaaaataaactaaacttaAATTCGAAGCAACACAACAACACCaactttctaatttgagtaaaTGAATAATGTTGGAAGATAAGTCTTTGCCTGCCATTTATTAATAccacatttttcaattatttatttattttattcatacttaaattagaaaaataaaagaaaaaaataaatataaaaagatctCCATGAATCATGGGATCCCCATCAAAGTAAAGCAAAGCAAGTCTTCCACtccaaataacaataataataatcaattcgataaataaattaaattgaaaagtcaaattttcatcttttttttttccttttcacacacacacacatatatataggaATAAAGCACTTTGGCAAAAATCTATGTGAACGGTGtcatatttaatgaataaatagTAGATTCCTCACAACTAAAGCAATCACAAGTATCTTGACCAAGtctaattatcttaattaGCATGCAAATTTGATCTTAATAtcatatgtaaaataaaaaatttcctcTGTcttataaatagaatataatgTAGCACGTTGAAATGctataagaataatatatattttttgtagaTATTCAAGAATgtgtataaattataatatgagatattcttttacaataattttaaaaccaaaaaggaATAACAGAAGtcatataacattttaaaatttaacaaaataataatttgagtatttaattgattttggtttctttGCTAAACTAGTTTGCTTAAAGTGTATAAACACTATTAATTTAACTCATTGAGATTGACTCCAACTtaaataagttatatataaaaacattattatttctaaaacattAGGATCACCTGGGTTTAGGGTGATTGTATTGAGCCATGCATGCATGCATCTCAGgttattacaaatttgtttaacataattttattaattaattccatCATCTCTCCATGTTTAATAATTGGGTAATCTGTATTATGATGATTTAATTGTAATTTCCTTTTCTGTTATATTCATGAATTGAAtgtcaaaaattaaacacaagTAATAATCCTCAAAATTAACCTTTtgctaattttgaaataatgataTTGTTTTCCTCCCGAAATGGTAACTTTTTTAGTTACGTTTCTCCTTTTGTTAAAGATAACCTCAATCctctttcaaaaaaattgaaacaacaacaatcaatTTAAAAGGAATTTCCAAAAAGACTCatctttaaatataattaattataataaaaacgTTTTATTGGGTAATTATTTGATTAGGTATTATCCCTTCATGAATCAAAAAGTCCAAACAACCATAATTACAATCATTAGAGCTCAACTATGTGGGTATTAATATATGATATGAAGACTTACATTTTCAATAGTGCgcaataaaaatgaatacaaTCTAGATTAACCTTTCATAAAGTAAATCACGTAATGAGTGACAAACTATGAAGTCACATTGAATCTACCCTTTGTTTGTATACAGccacaaatatttaaattataatttcataatgtGTGACcataagataattaaaagctatatattataaactttGTCCAATATACATTTGGTCCCACGTGCTATTAATTGTGAGCTTTAGGCCTACCCCAATTGAACGTCCAAAGTGACCCATTGACAGTTGAAAACCCTAAAGGGAATGGAAAAATAAACTCCACAAACACATGGGGGTTGGCCAAGTctaaacaatactttttctatACAACTTTTATTGCTTTTAGTTACACCAATTAGTGTTTAAAGGGTTACATAATTTGAGTATAATTTAATGAAGTAGATTATGTTTGAAcaatataaagtttaattgaaGCTAGAATCGTGAAATTGATTTAGCTCGTTTAATTGAagataaaataagattttttttatagatttgtatatttatttgttttaataaatatttcatttaaaagcCTTCCCTCACAaacaacttttgaattttttatgttatttgctTAACTAAGGAGCatataattcaaatgaatATAGAAAGTCTCTTTTGGACCATACACTTTGATAACctctttacatttttgttacttttaacTTGTAGTATAGAAAATAGCGGAAAAAAGCATGTTTGAAAGGAGATTATATGATAAAGGAATACgtgtaaagaaaaacaataaagataaaagatgAATGCAaggaaagaaggaagaaatatagaaatgaaaagtttaaCGAAAAGTTTAACGAAAAGTTCATTTATGTGATATAAGGTGGAATTTCTTATAATACGGAAGTACCATAATCGTTATGTTCACACTAaaattttttgaagaaaaagattatattGTCTTGTTCGTTGTTGTTTTTGTGAAGAAGGTTTGAAGtaattttgtatctaaaagttcaaaatcttcttaattttcaatttgttatacTAATAGATAACgtatttaattatcttttaaattcttttatcatAGTTATAAATACCTAAATAATAGACACATActtaaaattgagaaaagaaaaaattagaggaatagaagaaaatgttagaaaaattatgaagGGAGAGTTGGGTTAAAAGACCACTTTTCCTTACCTTCTTCTTTCGACTTAATGGATGTTAACTCAAAATTTGTTCATTTATCTCTTTTCTCAACTTCATGCTATGAAATTGTTTGGTTTATTATGATTGGTTaaacaaactttcaaaattagaaaatattgaattgtTTGTATCCAATActaaaagaaagtgaaatttAGGTTCGAACGAAAAGTCGAAATGAAGTAATAATGTGGCGGAATAAGATGTTAGGGGAAatgtatagaaaaagaaaagaactacATCCcaaaatttgagagagaaaactaatcaaatattaaattagaatATACTAATCATCATATAAGAAATTggtaaatttattattcaaacaaaaaagatgcATTCATATCCTTCTCTGTATATCCGGTAGGTAGTTGAAGAAGCCATCAATGAAAGATTTCAAATCTCTCTCTTCCTTcccatcttcttcttattattacatCACTACTTTCAACGATATCTCCAATGTCAAAGTgattactattttatattgaagTGACCCTTATGAACcattacaaaacaaatatacatTGGTCaatcctctttttttctctccctttttATGATTTCACCCTTTTTGGGACTCTATAAATTCCATCTATTCATCTGGGTTTTGGCACAATTCTGTGGAACGAACACAAATAAGTCTAACCAATCTCAAGAATCTTCCACTGTCTTTGCTTAACTCTGTTTGCTTCTTCCTTCACTCAATCATATTCATGGCTGAGATTTCAGGATCAAGCAATGGACATCATTCTGTTTCTTTGAACATCAAAGATGAATCCCCAGCCATCACCAGCAGAGAAGTAGCAGCTGAATGGGTTTCTGTATCTTTCATTCAAAAGGTTTTCCCTAATCCATATtatgccaaaaaaaaaaacccattttcAAGCTTTGTTTATGTGATTGAATGGCTGaatttgttctttgtttttggtgtGGAAACAGTTGATTGCTGAGGTTGTGGGGACATATTTCTTGATATTTGCTGGTGGGGCATCAGTGGTTGTGAATTTGAGCAAAGACAAAGTCATCAGTTTCCCAGGGATCGCAATTGTTTGGGGTTTGGTTGTAATGGTGATGGTTTATTCTGTTGGTCATATATCTGGTGCTCATTTCAACCCTGCTGTTACCATAGCCTTTGCCACTACCAAGAGATTTCCATGGAAACAGGTAAACAAAACCAACTACTCTGCTAATATCCATTTATTTCTCTTGCTTCAAAATGGTATATTCTTCTTTGGTTTGGTAAAATTCTTGAACCCCAAGTTTCAATTAACCtctaaaacaagaaaaaccgaagttttttccatttttggtGAGACTCAACTCTTGTGCTTGTCACAGagcctctctctcttttttttcaccaaaccagatttttttcattaattgatGATTCCTAATCAGATAAGACAAAGTGGGGTGTACTGATAACTGATTTGATTCTGATTCcaaaacaattcaatttttggttACAGGTGCCAGCTTATGTGATCTCTCAAGTTCTTGGATCAACATTGGCTGCTGGGACACTTAGGCTAATATTTAATGGACACCAAGATCATTTTTCAGGGACTCTCCCAAGTGATTCATATCTGCAAACCTTTGTGATTGAATTCATCATCACATTTTATCTCATGTTTGTAGTGTCTGGTGTTGCCACTGATAATAGAGCTGTTAGTTCATCCTCTCTTTTTGATTTAACTCTAAATTTCACTAGAATCTTGTTTAAACTAATAATCAATTTATGTTCATTGatctttatatatagattGGCGAACTTGCTGGACTTGCTGTTGGTGCTACTGTTCTTCTCAACGTTATGTTTGCAGGgtattattaaatttcaatgtCATTTTCAAACTAGAAGAAAACTATTTGGCGATATTATCAAGggatattgtttttataatagaAGTAGTTGAACTTCAACtatgaaaattcaaaccaaTCTCTTTCGCTTGAAACAGAATGAGTcgaagatgaaaaataatgaaagatcCTGTTTTTTCAGGCCAATTACAGGAGCATCCATGAATCCAGCCAGAAGTTTGGGACCTGCTATAGTATCAAGGCAATTCAAAGGGTTATGGATATACATTGTAGCTCCCATTTTTGGTGCAATTACAGGTGCTTTGGTTTACAATACAATCAGGTTCACTGACAAGCCTCTACGAGAGATCACTAAAAGTGCTTCTTTTCTCAAAGGACAAAGTCGCAAAGGTTCATCTTGAGGAGCTTTTGTCTTTCTCACTTTCTAATTcataaagatgaaaattttccaagtgGGGTTATAGCAAATTAAGGGcgttttcctttttgtttcgTAAGTTAACGTAGATGGCATCACTCAAATTGTTATAGTTTTAGTATTAGTTTATCCAAAAAATATGGACACAAACAACGTCCTTATTTCACATGAAACTAGGTTGATGTCGGAAGTCACGAGTAAAACTAAGAATAAACTTAATATTGAAAAGGATAAGTCCAAACTTCTTGATAGTTGCCTGCCAGTTCACATGAATCCTGTTCGTTAATGGATGCATAATTTACTTTGCTTTTGATTACATAAAAGATGAATAAACCAAACAAATCATGATTCGAGTAAGACAAGTAAATGGATCTAAGTCAAACATTTAAGTTCTATTGCGTGATCACCTTTTcgttcttttaaaaaaaattgtgtctATCTGTACGTTGGaaacttttgaattctttttagCCTAATTCCAATAAcataagtaaaatatttacttaagtttttatgttttagcaTAACCATTTAGAAAACTGACAGAAAAAGAGACTCAATTTAAtgactatttgatttttagtttgtgggttttgaaaattgtgtttttctttccatctattaattttctttgccATGACTTTCATGGTTTCtaactaaatatttgaatttttagtcaaatatcaaaaatttttaaaaatgtgtaaAGTAATATAGTTTCCACCTCATACAGAAAATACAATCTCATCACCACGTAAACTGCCACCTCATTTTTATCAAAACACCAaggaatatttattttcatgaaCTATCTTAAAAATGCAGCATATAATCAAGTTTATGTTTCGAttggatgaaaatgaaagcatctctaatgaacaatattCTTCAAGGCAATGAATCCGATTTGGCAgctttaaaacttcaaaaataataagaataaaaaccGATAACAAACAAGAAGTTTCCATTGATATTCAAGTGAAAATTAAGTCCAAACGTAACTGGAATGCCAAAATTGTAAAGGGAAAATTAAccataaacaacaatattagGAATCTGCTACTGGCTGTGACTTGGATCTtgttcttccatttttcatctcATTCTATTTCATCCATATCCATGGGTGAGAGTTCAAGGATGATTCTGCAGCCGATTGTGTCTCTGTACTTTACATTCCTTTATCTTACAGATTAGTGAACTTGCTACTCTTTCCGTGATGATTGttgtatattaaattttaacatctTCT
This DNA window, taken from Cucumis sativus cultivar 9930 chromosome 6, Cucumber_9930_V3, whole genome shotgun sequence, encodes the following:
- the LOC101210815 gene encoding uncharacterized protein At4g14342, translated to MQASDRFNINSQLEHLQAKYVGTGHADLNRFEWAVNIQRDSYASYVGHYPILAYFAVAENESIGRERYNFMQKMLLPCGLPPEREDD
- the LOC101213329 gene encoding putative pentatricopeptide repeat-containing protein At3g23330, with amino-acid sequence MRTSTEALVKALLRNPLSIKSRSQAQQLHAQVLKFQASSLCNLSLLLSIYSHINLLHDSLRLFNTIHFPPALAWKSVIRCYTSHGLPHQSLGSFIGMLASGLYPDHNVFPSVLKSCALLMDLNLGESLHGYIIRVGLDFDLYTGNALMNMYSKLRFLEESGRQRLGAGEVFDEMTERTRSVRTVSVLVGNEGRKVSDMEAFNYDVSCRSREFEAQVLEIDYKPRNQYRELEACNLGQQIKDISHSKSEDSVRKIFEMMPEKDLVSWNTIIAGNARNGLYEETLRMIREMGGANLKPDSFTLSSVLPLIAENVDISRGKEIHGCSIRQGLDADIYVASSLIDMYAKCTRVADSCRVFTLLTERDGISWNSIIAGCVQNGLFDEGLRFFRQMLMAKIKPKSYSFSSIMPACAHLTTLHLGKQLHGYITRNGFDENIFIASSLVDMYAKCGNIRTAKQIFDRMRLRDMVSWTAMIMGCALHGQAPDAIELFEQMETEGIKPNHVAFMAVLTACSHGGLVDEAWKYFNSMTRDFGIAPGVEHYAAVSDLLGRAGRLEEAYDFICGMHIGPTGSIWATLLSACRVHKNIDMAEKVANRILEVDPNNTGAYILLANIYSAARRWKEAAKWRASMRRIGIRKTPACSWIEVKNKVYAFMAGDESHPCYEKIREAMEVLVELMEKEGYVPDTSEVHHDVEEEQKKYLVCSHSERLAIVFGIINTPAGMTIRVTKNLRVCTDCHTATKFISKIVGREIVVRDNSRFHHFKNGTCSCGDYW
- the LOC101219297 gene encoding aquaporin NIP1-1, giving the protein MAEISGSSNGHHSVSLNIKDESPAITSREVAAEWVSVSFIQKLIAEVVGTYFLIFAGGASVVVNLSKDKVISFPGIAIVWGLVVMVMVYSVGHISGAHFNPAVTIAFATTKRFPWKQVPAYVISQVLGSTLAAGTLRLIFNGHQDHFSGTLPSDSYLQTFVIEFIITFYLMFVVSGVATDNRAIGELAGLAVGATVLLNVMFAGPITGASMNPARSLGPAIVSRQFKGLWIYIVAPIFGAITGALVYNTIRFTDKPLREITKSASFLKGQSRKGSS